Proteins encoded together in one Macadamia integrifolia cultivar HAES 741 chromosome 8, SCU_Mint_v3, whole genome shotgun sequence window:
- the LOC122087272 gene encoding putative S-adenosyl-L-methionine-dependent methyltransferase Mjls_1072: MHLGIGSGALPSPSPLWLLSSVKPYRIWVASPMPFWNMSGKENGQPQEDLAWPELQLSDLLLTDTVKAIHATINNEWDSLQRTACQTAAGRALWKHVIHDPLAEVLAGEAYLKSFHEKITRDRLNNAREVSGVILAVRTLWFDSKLEAALNSFGGGEAQVVLLGAGMDARAYRLNCLNGSNIFEVDFPELLHMKATLLRAAMWSTNEHQQLNGIAKSVTRVPADIRDDNWLEKLQCSGFIPERNTVWLLEGILYYLPHPHAMQVLKTIAANCTLTNTVLLADFMNKSSTTISESTYHFYSDWPDHLLPSLGFSDVKLSQIGDPDANFGLLHDPLNIFNKIRSLPRSVQTHPDDGTPCHRLYLVQATGSPNNSIP; encoded by the exons ATGCACTTGGGAATTGGGAGTGGAGCATTACCCTCTCCATCCCCTCTTTGGCTTCTCAGCTCTGTGAAGCCTTATAGAATTTGGGTTGCAAGTCCAATGCCCTTCTGGAACATGTCTGGAAAAGAGAATGGACAGCCACAGGAGGACTTGGCATGGCCGGAGTTGCAGCTCTCAGACTTGCTGTTGACTGATACAGTTAAAGCAATTCATGCAACCATCAACAATGAATGGGACTCCCTCCAGCGCACCGCATGCCAGACTGCGGCAGGAAGAGCCTTGTGGAAGCATGTGATCCATGATCCGCTTGCAGAGGTATTGGCTGGGGAAGCCTACCTGAAAAGTTTCCATGAGAAGATTACAAGAGACCGCCTCAACAATGCCCGCGAAGTTTCTGGAGTCATTCTTGCTGTCCGAACCCTCTGGTTTGATTCAAAGCTTGAAGCAGCTCTCAACTCTTTTGGCGGTGGAGAGGCCCAGGTTGTTCTACTAGGTGCAG GAATGGATGCCAGGGCATACCGTTTGAACTGCTTGAATGGAAGCAACATTTTTGaggttgatttccccgagctCCTGCACATGAAGGCCACTCTTCTGCGAGCAGCCATGTGGTCCACCAATGAACATCAGCAACTGAATGGGATAGCTAAATCTGTAACAAGAGTGCCTGCTGACATCAGAGACGACAACTGGCTTGAGAAGCTTCAATGTTCTGGTTTCATTCCTGAGAGGAATACAGTGTGGCTTCTAGAAGGGATCCTTTATTACCTTCCCCACCCCCATGCCATGCAGGTACTGAAGACCATAGCAGCCAACTGCACCTTGACTAACACAGTCCTCCTTGCCGATTTCATGAATAAGTCCTCAACCACAATCTCCGAATCTACCTACCACTTCTATAGCGACTGGCCTGATCATCTTTTGCCATCTCTTGGATTTTCCGATGTCAAGCTTTCACAGATTGGAGACCCTGATGCCAATTTTGGCCTCTTGCATGATCCCCTAAATATATTCAACAAGATCCGCAGCCTGCCCAGGTCAGTCCAAACCCACCCAGATGATGGAACACCATGCCATCGCCTCTACTTGGTGCAGGCCACAGGCTCACCCAACAATAGCATTCCATAG